From the genome of Carassius gibelio isolate Cgi1373 ecotype wild population from Czech Republic chromosome A16, carGib1.2-hapl.c, whole genome shotgun sequence, one region includes:
- the LOC128030116 gene encoding iroquois-class homeodomain protein irx-1-like isoform X2, with the protein MSFPQLGYPQYLSASQAVYGGDRPGVLTPSSRGGSAEIGGSASAAAAAVSSVLGMYPYAHNYSAFLPYTSADLALFSQMGSQYDLKDSPGVHPASFAAHASPAFYPYGQFQYGDPSRPKNATRESTSTLKAWLNEHRKNPYPTKGEKIMLAIITKMTLTQVSTWFANARRRLKKENKVTWGRSKEDEDANIFGSDNEGDAEKNEDDEEIDLESIDIDKIDENDGDQSNEEDEEKRGELERLHAHEAFEKSKPNTISGSKEPSDGNNNNTSVLSPGRQGGFPVPVSNKPKIWSLAETATSPDSLQKPTSPSVPATHPAFLPSHGLYTCQIGKFHNWTNGAFLGQNSLLNVRSFLGVSHQHNHPVQQQHSSGAAVNSDRAPEDLSPKHIAPETSRNRHRGSSQLSLPLDRDICPA; encoded by the exons ATGTCTTTCCCGCAGCTGGGTTACCCGCAGTATTTAAGTGCCTCCCAGGCGGTGTACGGAGGCGATCGGCCGGGAGTGCTGACTCCGTCGTCCCGCGGAGGGAGCGCAGAGATCGGGGGAAGCGCGTCGGCGGCCGCCGCTGCCGTGTCCTCGGTGCTGGGCATGTACCCCTACGCACACAACTACAGCGCCTTTCTGCCTTACACCAGCGCCGATCTGGCTCTTTTCTCCCAGATG GGCTCTCAGTACGACTTAAAAGACAGTCCCGGAGTGCACCCCGCGAGCTTCGCTGCCCACGCGAGCCCGGCCTTCTACCCCTACGGTCAGTTCCAGTACGGAGACCCGTCCAGGCCCAAGAACGCCACGCGGGAGAGCACCAGCACCCTGAAGGCCTGGCTCAACGAGCACAGGAAGAACCCCTACCCCACCAAAGGAGAGAAGATCATGCTGGCCATCATCACCAAGATGACCCTCACGCAGGTGTCCACCTGGTTCGCCAACGCCAGAAGAAGACTCAAGAAGGAGAACAAGGTGACATGGGGCAGAAGTAAAGAGGACGAAGACGCCAATATTTTTGGGAGCGACAACGAGGGGGACGCCGAGAAGAACGAAGACGACGAGGAAATAGATCTGGAGAGCATAGATATCGACAAGATCGACGAAAACGACGGAGATCAGAGCAACGAGGAGGACGAGGAAAAGCGCGGGGAGCTCGAGAGACTTCACGCTCACGAGGCCTTCGAGAAATCCAAACCCAACACCATTTCCGGCAGCAAAGAGCCGTCGGacggaaacaacaacaacacaagcgTTCTGTCGCCGGGTCGCCAGGGAGGTTTTCCAGTTCCCGTTAGCAATAAACCCAAAATATGGTCGTTAGCAGAAACCGCGACCAGTCCCGATAGCTTGCAGAAACCTACGTCACCCTCGGTTCCCGCCACTCACCCGGCCTTCCTGCCGAGCCACGGACTGTACACGTGCCAGATCGGGAAGTTCCACAACTGGACCAATGGCGCGTTTCTGGGCCAGAACTCCCTGCTGAACGTGCGATCGTTCCTGGGCGTCAGTCATCAGCACAATCACCCGGTTCAGCAGCAGCACTCATCCGGGGCAGCCGTGAACAGTGACAGGGCGCCAGAGGACCTGAGTCCAAAACACATAG CCCCAGAAACCAGCAGGAATCGACACAGAGGGTCCTCACAGCTCTCTCTTCCGCTTGATCGAGACATATGCCCCGCTTAA
- the LOC128030116 gene encoding iroquois-class homeodomain protein irx-1-like isoform X1, giving the protein MSFPQLGYPQYLSASQAVYGGDRPGVLTPSSRGGSAEIGGSASAAAAAVSSVLGMYPYAHNYSAFLPYTSADLALFSQMGSQYDLKDSPGVHPASFAAHASPAFYPYGQFQYGDPSRPKNATRESTSTLKAWLNEHRKNPYPTKGEKIMLAIITKMTLTQVSTWFANARRRLKKENKVTWGRSKEDEDANIFGSDNEGDAEKNEDDEEIDLESIDIDKIDENDGDQSNEEDEEKRGELERLHAHEAFEKSKPNTISGSKEPSDGNNNNTSVLSPGRQGGFPVPVSNKPKIWSLAETATSPDSLQKPTSPSVPATHPAFLPSHGLYTCQIGKFHNWTNGAFLGQNSLLNVRSFLGVSHQHNHPVQQQHSSGAAVNSDRAPEDLSPKHIDRENVLRNESPTQPLKSSFRPLHDSPRNQQESTQRVLTALSSA; this is encoded by the exons ATGTCTTTCCCGCAGCTGGGTTACCCGCAGTATTTAAGTGCCTCCCAGGCGGTGTACGGAGGCGATCGGCCGGGAGTGCTGACTCCGTCGTCCCGCGGAGGGAGCGCAGAGATCGGGGGAAGCGCGTCGGCGGCCGCCGCTGCCGTGTCCTCGGTGCTGGGCATGTACCCCTACGCACACAACTACAGCGCCTTTCTGCCTTACACCAGCGCCGATCTGGCTCTTTTCTCCCAGATG GGCTCTCAGTACGACTTAAAAGACAGTCCCGGAGTGCACCCCGCGAGCTTCGCTGCCCACGCGAGCCCGGCCTTCTACCCCTACGGTCAGTTCCAGTACGGAGACCCGTCCAGGCCCAAGAACGCCACGCGGGAGAGCACCAGCACCCTGAAGGCCTGGCTCAACGAGCACAGGAAGAACCCCTACCCCACCAAAGGAGAGAAGATCATGCTGGCCATCATCACCAAGATGACCCTCACGCAGGTGTCCACCTGGTTCGCCAACGCCAGAAGAAGACTCAAGAAGGAGAACAAGGTGACATGGGGCAGAAGTAAAGAGGACGAAGACGCCAATATTTTTGGGAGCGACAACGAGGGGGACGCCGAGAAGAACGAAGACGACGAGGAAATAGATCTGGAGAGCATAGATATCGACAAGATCGACGAAAACGACGGAGATCAGAGCAACGAGGAGGACGAGGAAAAGCGCGGGGAGCTCGAGAGACTTCACGCTCACGAGGCCTTCGAGAAATCCAAACCCAACACCATTTCCGGCAGCAAAGAGCCGTCGGacggaaacaacaacaacacaagcgTTCTGTCGCCGGGTCGCCAGGGAGGTTTTCCAGTTCCCGTTAGCAATAAACCCAAAATATGGTCGTTAGCAGAAACCGCGACCAGTCCCGATAGCTTGCAGAAACCTACGTCACCCTCGGTTCCCGCCACTCACCCGGCCTTCCTGCCGAGCCACGGACTGTACACGTGCCAGATCGGGAAGTTCCACAACTGGACCAATGGCGCGTTTCTGGGCCAGAACTCCCTGCTGAACGTGCGATCGTTCCTGGGCGTCAGTCATCAGCACAATCACCCGGTTCAGCAGCAGCACTCATCCGGGGCAGCCGTGAACAGTGACAGGGCGCCAGAGGACCTGAGTCCAAAACACATAG ATCGGGAAAATGTCCTCAGAAATGAATCACCAACGCAACCTTTAAAGTCATCCTTTCGTCCTCTTCACGACAG CCCCAGAAACCAGCAGGAATCGACACAGAGGGTCCTCACAGCTCTCTCTTCCGCTTGA